Genomic window (Acidimicrobiales bacterium):
CCGCTGCTAGCGTCGCCCGCCGTCGTGACCGACTACGCCATCATCCTCGGGTGCCCCCGGTCGGGCACGACGTTCCTCATGCGAGCCCTCCAGCCCCTCGACGGGGCCGAGGTCGTGTCCGGCCTGATCTACCCGCCCGAGATGGCGCACCTGGCCGCCACCTCCACGTCGGCCGAGCTCGACCACCTGCTCGACCGGTCGCTGCGCTTCTCGCTCGAGTTCTTCCGCGACCACGTCCTGCACTCGCGGGGGTGGGCCGCCGGCGAGTGGCTGAAGCGCAACCTGTCGACCCCCGAGCTGGTCGCCACCCTGCGCGACCGGCGGGCCATCCGCACGGTCGTCTACAAGGAGCCCTTCCTCGCCTTCGCCCCGGAGTTCGCGGCGCGAGCCCTGCCCGGGACGAGGGTCGTGCACATCCACCGCGACGGCCGGGACTGCGCCGACTCGCTGGAGCGCAAGTACGGCGTGCTGACCGACGACAAGCTGGCCTCGCTCGACACCACCGAGGCGCCGCTCGGGCGCAAGGTCGACCACCGCTACGTGCCGTGGTGGGTGGGCGAGGGCCAGGAGGACGAGTTCCTCGCCGCCACCCCGTACCTGCGGGGCGTGTGGATGTGGAAGGAGATGGTCCGCCGCTGCGCGGACGCCTACGACGGCGCCCCCGCCGACCGGGTGCTCACCGTCCGCTACGAGGAGCTCATGCGGGACCCGCAGGCGGTCGGCGCGTCGGTCGCCCGCTTCCTCGGCCACGAGCCCAACCGGGGGGTGCGCCAGCGCCTGGGCACCGGCCACACGAAGTCCATCGGGGTCCACCGGCGCCGGGACGCCGCCGAGGTGGCGAGGGCCACCGAGCTGGCCGCCCGCGAGCTGGAGCGGTTCGGCTACACGTGACCGCGGCCGGGGGGCCGCCGGTCGTCGTCTGCGGGGTGATCCCGCCGGGCCCCGGCGGCATGCGCGACTACGGCGAGCTCCTCGCCGCCGACCTGCGCCGCCGGGGCCGCCCGGCCGTCGTCCGCTGGCAGCTGAACGACGGCGCCCGCCTGGCCATGTGCCTCGGCGCCAACCTGCGCTTCCTGTGGGCCGCGCTCCGCCTGCGGCGGGGCACGAGCGTGGTGTGGAACTACGCCCCGATCTCGATGGGGTGGCGGGGCCTCCCCGGG
Coding sequences:
- a CDS encoding sulfotransferase, yielding MTDYAIILGCPRSGTTFLMRALQPLDGAEVVSGLIYPPEMAHLAATSTSAELDHLLDRSLRFSLEFFRDHVLHSRGWAAGEWLKRNLSTPELVATLRDRRAIRTVVYKEPFLAFAPEFAARALPGTRVVHIHRDGRDCADSLERKYGVLTDDKLASLDTTEAPLGRKVDHRYVPWWVGEGQEDEFLAATPYLRGVWMWKEMVRRCADAYDGAPADRVLTVRYEELMRDPQAVGASVARFLGHEPNRGVRQRLGTGHTKSIGVHRRRDAAEVARATELAARELERFGYT